The Blautia hydrogenotrophica DSM 10507 genome window below encodes:
- a CDS encoding helix-turn-helix domain-containing protein has protein sequence MELGKQIRRYRNERSFSQETLAEKVYVSRQTISNWENGKSYPDVNSLVLLSEAFEVSLDKLIKGDVENMKEQINREDQQIFNCLSVIYTVLLLAVAVTPLPLVEFLSYAGLGIWLALLGVALYVARLVEKKKKEMDVQTYKEIVAFMEGKSLNDIEKAREEGKRPYQKALWALAVGAFTLAASLLFMKLLGM, from the coding sequence ATGGAACTGGGGAAACAGATCAGGAGATACAGAAACGAAAGGTCCTTCTCTCAGGAAACTCTGGCTGAGAAAGTATACGTTTCTAGACAGACAATATCGAATTGGGAAAACGGCAAAAGCTATCCCGATGTCAACAGTCTCGTTTTACTCAGTGAAGCATTTGAAGTCTCCTTGGACAAATTAATCAAAGGAGATGTGGAAAACATGAAAGAACAGATCAACAGAGAAGATCAGCAGATCTTCAATTGCCTGAGTGTCATCTATACGGTGCTACTTCTGGCGGTGGCTGTCACGCCTTTGCCGTTGGTGGAGTTTTTATCTTATGCAGGTCTGGGGATATGGTTGGCCCTTTTAGGCGTGGCACTCTATGTCGCGAGACTTGTGGAGAAGAAAAAGAAAGAGATGGATGTTCAGACCTATAAGGAGATTGTAGCTTTTATGGAAGGCAAAAGTCTGAACGATATTGAAAAGGCTAGAGAAGAGGGGAAAAGACCTTACCAGAAAGCACTTTGGGCGCTCGCCGTGGGTGCCTTTACGTTGGCAGCTTCATTGCTGTTTATGAAACTTTTAGGGATGTAG
- the rlmH gene encoding 23S rRNA (pseudouridine(1915)-N(3))-methyltransferase RlmH, translating into MKITLVTVGKIKEKYLKDAVAEYSKRLNRYCKLEIVEVADEKTLDGASEAVENQIRQKEGERISKYLREDAYVIALAIDGEMLSSEKFSEKIGRLGISGVSHIIFVIGGSIGLDKELLKRADCRLSFSRMTFPHQLMRVILLEQIYRGYRILSNEPYHK; encoded by the coding sequence ATGAAAATAACACTGGTTACAGTGGGCAAAATCAAAGAAAAGTATTTAAAAGATGCGGTTGCGGAGTACAGCAAGCGGCTGAATCGTTACTGCAAGTTGGAAATCGTGGAGGTGGCCGATGAGAAAACATTGGATGGAGCCAGCGAAGCAGTGGAAAATCAGATTCGGCAAAAGGAGGGGGAGAGAATCTCTAAATATCTGAGAGAAGATGCCTATGTGATCGCTCTGGCTATTGACGGAGAGATGCTGTCCTCCGAGAAATTTTCGGAAAAGATCGGAAGACTGGGGATTTCCGGTGTCAGCCATATCATCTTCGTCATTGGAGGCTCCATTGGACTGGACAAGGAGCTGCTAAAAAGAGCAGACTGCCGGCTGAGTTTTTCGAGGATGACCTTTCCCCATCAACTTATGAGGGTGATTCTCTTAGAGCAGATTTACCGGGGCTACCGAATTCTTTCTAACGAGCCCTATCACAAATAA
- the ptsP gene encoding phosphoenolpyruvate--protein phosphotransferase gives MKQEGIYVTTYQGKSILKGIAIGEIFFYQKEEKEIKRYKPENLEAEQKRYEKARDEAIGQLGELYKKACQEVGEVNAAVFEVHAMMLEDDDFNDAVLNMIATQGINAEYAVAMTGDNFSKMFSEMEDEYFKARAADIIDISNRVVAVLGGSGSGNCELNKPVILIAEDLAPSETVQLDKNMLLAFVTEQGSSNSHTAILARSMNIPALIGVPIRKEWNGRMAVVDGYTGTLYLDPDEETLKELKKRKQAEDEERQLLLELKGKEDVTLDGKHIKLYANIGNISDVAAVMKNDAEGIGLFRSEFLYLEKDHFPTEEEQFQAYKTVAEMMAGKKVIIRTLDIGADKQAEYFHLEHEENPAMGYRAIRICLTQPEIFKTQLRALFRASAFGNIAIMYPMIISIEEIHKIKEIVEEVKSELREQGVQFSEVEQGIMIETPAAAVMSDVLAEEVDFFSIGTNDLTQYTLAIDRQNAKLDSFYDAHHPAILRMIQTVIDNGHSKGCWVGICGELGADTELTETFLKMGIDELSVSPTFVLPVRKLIRTSKCSG, from the coding sequence ATGAAGCAGGAGGGAATATACGTGACGACATATCAGGGAAAATCTATTTTGAAAGGAATTGCTATCGGAGAAATTTTCTTCTATCAGAAAGAAGAAAAAGAGATCAAACGCTACAAACCGGAAAATCTAGAGGCAGAACAGAAACGATATGAAAAAGCCCGGGATGAAGCGATCGGCCAGTTAGGAGAGTTGTATAAAAAGGCATGCCAAGAGGTAGGAGAAGTCAATGCTGCAGTCTTTGAGGTGCATGCTATGATGTTAGAGGACGACGATTTTAACGATGCGGTGCTCAACATGATCGCGACACAGGGAATCAATGCAGAATATGCGGTAGCGATGACAGGAGACAACTTTTCAAAGATGTTCTCTGAGATGGAGGACGAATATTTCAAAGCCAGAGCGGCGGACATCATCGACATCTCTAACCGAGTCGTCGCGGTGTTAGGAGGCAGCGGTTCCGGCAATTGTGAGTTGAATAAGCCGGTAATTTTGATTGCAGAGGACTTGGCTCCTAGTGAGACGGTTCAGTTGGACAAGAATATGCTTTTGGCTTTTGTGACAGAGCAAGGCTCTTCCAACTCCCATACGGCAATTCTGGCAAGAAGTATGAATATTCCGGCACTGATTGGAGTACCGATTCGAAAAGAGTGGAATGGCAGGATGGCTGTGGTCGACGGCTATACTGGTACTTTGTATTTGGACCCAGATGAAGAGACTCTGAAGGAATTGAAAAAGAGAAAACAGGCGGAAGACGAAGAGAGACAGCTCCTGCTGGAACTGAAGGGAAAAGAGGATGTCACGCTTGATGGAAAGCATATTAAGCTGTATGCAAATATTGGAAACATTTCAGATGTCGCAGCCGTTATGAAAAATGATGCGGAAGGTATCGGGTTGTTTCGCAGTGAGTTTCTCTATCTGGAAAAAGATCATTTTCCGACAGAGGAAGAGCAGTTCCAGGCTTACAAGACAGTTGCAGAGATGATGGCAGGAAAAAAAGTGATTATCCGTACACTGGATATCGGGGCAGATAAACAGGCAGAGTATTTTCATTTAGAGCATGAGGAGAACCCTGCCATGGGTTACCGGGCGATCAGAATCTGTCTCACTCAGCCAGAAATCTTTAAGACGCAGCTTCGTGCTCTGTTCCGGGCAAGCGCGTTTGGAAATATTGCCATTATGTATCCGATGATTATCTCGATAGAAGAGATTCACAAGATTAAGGAGATCGTCGAGGAAGTAAAGAGCGAATTAAGGGAACAGGGTGTCCAGTTCAGTGAGGTGGAGCAGGGAATCATGATTGAGACGCCGGCAGCAGCTGTGATGAGTGATGTTCTGGCGGAAGAAGTTGACTTTTTCAGTATTGGGACCAACGATCTGACACAGTACACGCTGGCAATTGACAGACAGAATGCAAAGCTGGACAGCTTTTATGACGCTCACCATCCTGCGATTCTTCGAATGATACAGACCGTGATTGACAATGGACACAGTAAAGGCTGTTGGGTTGGAATCTGTGGTGAGTTGGGAGCGGACACCGAGTTGACGGAGACGTTTTTGAAGATGGGAATCGATGAACTGTCGGTCTCTCCGACATTTGTTCTTCCAGTACGAAAGCTAATCCGCACTTCTAAGTGTTCTGGTTGA
- a CDS encoding HPr family phosphocarrier protein: MDRFFIELNTQERVEEYLRIMGKYEGDVKILAGDYEVDGKSVLGIFSLDLSHPVEIILYAADEEIKKRLEKFRV, from the coding sequence ATGGACAGATTTTTTATTGAGCTGAATACACAGGAGCGTGTAGAGGAATACCTCCGTATTATGGGGAAGTATGAGGGTGATGTGAAGATTCTGGCAGGGGATTATGAGGTGGATGGAAAATCCGTATTGGGAATCTTTAGTCTGGATTTGTCTCATCCGGTAGAAATTATTCTGTATGCAGCGGATGAGGAGATTAAAAAAAGGTTAGAGAAATTTCGGGTATGA
- a CDS encoding TrmH family RNA methyltransferase, which yields MPEIIEITDFLAPELDIYARFTEVQLLNRHEPEKGIFIAESPKVIERALNAGCVPISFLVEQRQVESQEQERLFRRGNVPVYTAPFHVLTQLTGFALTRGMLCAMRRPKQPSVGEICAGARRIAVLENVVNPTNVGAIFRSAAALNVDGVLLTQACSDPLYRRAIRVSMGTVFQIPWTFLDKQFSWPLQGIAHLRELGFQTVAMALREDSLRVDDSRLVDAPRLAIVLGTEGDGLACETIAACDYTVCIPMSHGVDSLNVAAASSVAFWQLCGRK from the coding sequence ATGCCAGAGATTATTGAGATTACGGATTTTTTGGCACCGGAGCTGGATATCTATGCGAGATTCACAGAAGTACAACTATTGAACCGCCATGAGCCGGAAAAAGGAATTTTTATCGCCGAGAGTCCGAAGGTGATTGAGCGTGCTCTGAATGCAGGCTGCGTTCCCATTTCTTTTTTGGTGGAACAAAGACAGGTAGAGAGTCAGGAGCAGGAAAGGCTTTTTCGCCGCGGGAACGTACCGGTGTACACGGCACCGTTTCATGTGCTGACACAGCTTACCGGCTTTGCCCTCACACGGGGGATGCTGTGTGCGATGCGGCGACCAAAGCAGCCTTCTGTGGGGGAGATATGCGCCGGTGCGAGACGAATAGCAGTATTAGAAAATGTCGTGAATCCCACGAATGTGGGAGCGATATTCCGTTCTGCGGCTGCTTTGAATGTGGATGGTGTTTTGTTGACACAGGCGTGCAGCGATCCTTTGTACCGCCGGGCGATCCGGGTGAGTATGGGGACTGTCTTTCAGATACCATGGACTTTTTTGGACAAGCAGTTTTCCTGGCCTTTGCAGGGAATTGCGCATCTGCGTGAACTGGGATTTCAGACCGTGGCGATGGCATTGAGGGAAGATTCTCTGCGTGTTGACGATTCTAGACTGGTGGATGCACCGAGACTGGCCATTGTCCTCGGGACAGAAGGAGATGGATTGGCTTGCGAGACAATCGCGGCTTGTGATTATACCGTGTGTATTCCTATGTCCCATGGAGTAGATTCTTTGAATGTGGCAGCAGCCAGTTCAGTGGCGTTTTGGCAGCTCTGCGGTAGAAAATAG
- a CDS encoding GNAT family N-acetyltransferase: MEFRNYKNDKQIVKETQKLYYEAFPKKERLPFFFLKHKASQQVADLIGVYDNSQFVGMLYCVYHKDIVFVFYLAVAAEGRGKGYGSKILAKLRRRLEGKSIVLSIEDVNEESENNVQRKKRKKFYLCNGFREAGYKTKENGVIYEFLCCGKQVEVEEYWELLKNYLGSFLYNIYGKKIVSRW, from the coding sequence ATGGAGTTTAGAAATTATAAAAACGACAAGCAGATTGTAAAAGAAACCCAAAAACTTTACTATGAAGCATTCCCTAAGAAAGAACGATTACCGTTTTTCTTTCTGAAACATAAGGCAAGTCAGCAGGTAGCAGATCTGATTGGAGTTTATGATAACAGCCAGTTTGTGGGAATGTTGTACTGCGTGTACCATAAAGACATCGTATTTGTGTTTTATCTTGCTGTCGCGGCCGAAGGTAGAGGAAAGGGGTATGGGAGCAAGATTCTTGCAAAATTACGGCGAAGACTTGAAGGCAAAAGCATTGTGCTGAGTATTGAAGATGTAAATGAAGAGAGCGAAAATAATGTGCAGAGGAAAAAACGTAAAAAGTTTTATTTGTGTAACGGCTTTCGGGAAGCCGGATATAAGACAAAGGAAAATGGGGTTATCTATGAGTTCCTCTGCTGTGGAAAACAAGTGGAAGTCGAGGAGTATTGGGAGCTGCTGAAAAATTATCTGGGCAGTTTTCTTTATAATATATATGGGAAGAAAATAGTGAGCCGTTGGTAA
- a CDS encoding manganese catalase family protein, producing MWVYEKRLQYPIKISKTCPKTAQLIISQYGGPDGELSASMRYLAQRYTMPLKEVSGLLTDIGTEELAHMEMICAMVYQLTKNLTIEEAKTAGFDAYYIDHTTGLWPQAASGLPFTAKEFQSKGDPITDLHEDLAAEQKARTVYDNLLRMIPDPEIREPLKFLRTREIIHFQRFGEALERIKEKISSRNFYYFNPEFDKAEAQRAGFPSLAKKNERL from the coding sequence ATGTGGGTATATGAGAAGAGATTACAATATCCTATAAAAATATCAAAAACTTGTCCGAAGACTGCACAGTTGATTATCAGCCAGTACGGAGGTCCGGACGGGGAATTGTCGGCATCCATGAGATACCTGGCACAGAGATATACAATGCCTTTAAAAGAGGTGAGCGGCTTGCTCACGGATATAGGGACTGAAGAGTTGGCGCATATGGAGATGATCTGTGCCATGGTGTATCAACTGACGAAAAATCTTACGATTGAAGAGGCAAAAACTGCTGGATTCGATGCTTATTATATCGATCATACCACAGGACTTTGGCCACAGGCCGCTAGTGGACTTCCGTTTACTGCAAAGGAGTTTCAGTCTAAAGGTGATCCCATTACCGATTTGCATGAGGATTTGGCGGCGGAACAGAAAGCGCGCACGGTATATGACAATCTTTTAAGAATGATTCCAGACCCGGAAATTCGCGAGCCGTTGAAATTTTTGAGGACAAGAGAGATTATTCATTTTCAGAGGTTTGGAGAAGCGCTAGAAAGAATAAAAGAAAAAATATCGTCCAGAAATTTCTATTATTTTAATCCGGAATTCGACAAGGCAGAGGCTCAAAGAGCTGGATTTCCAAGTTTGGCTAAGAAAAATGAAAGGTTATAG
- a CDS encoding spore coat protein CotJB, translating to MIQGHLAIASVPIQEWKTVYNPCEALSIGTIFPELNMPFFKTDSMGAGGQHSVLKGCADIPARAGENSEGQQQEAMMRQIQEVSFMADDVRLYMDTHPEDQKGLELLQNVLSKRSMLMEEFAEKFFPLTTDCMTKIFERNPKSHCYCWKEGPMPWEGGCA from the coding sequence ATGATACAAGGACATTTGGCGATTGCGTCTGTTCCGATTCAAGAGTGGAAGACCGTCTATAATCCGTGCGAAGCTTTGTCTATCGGCACTATTTTTCCGGAATTAAACATGCCTTTTTTCAAGACGGACTCCATGGGAGCGGGTGGACAGCACAGTGTTTTGAAGGGATGTGCAGATATACCTGCAAGGGCAGGTGAGAATTCTGAAGGACAGCAGCAAGAGGCGATGATGAGACAGATTCAGGAGGTAAGTTTCATGGCAGATGATGTTCGTCTGTACATGGACACTCATCCAGAAGATCAAAAAGGGTTGGAGCTCTTACAAAATGTGTTGTCCAAGCGGAGTATGTTGATGGAGGAATTTGCTGAAAAGTTTTTTCCACTTACGACAGATTGTATGACGAAAATATTCGAGAGAAATCCTAAATCACATTGTTATTGTTGGAAAGAAGGGCCGATGCCCTGGGAAGGAGGCTGCGCGTAG